In Lasioglossum baleicum chromosome 1, iyLasBale1, whole genome shotgun sequence, the genomic window GCGCCTTATGGCGGTTAGTTTGAATGAAGATCTTGCCACAATTTGCATTGTGCTTTATGGCAAAACCAGCAAGAGTCATTAGATTGtttgttataaattatttattacagttaaatatattacaaaaagtAGTATTTATTTACTGTTTAAATATTTCGAATCATGATTTACATTTACAGTTCTTTTGAGGCAATGATTACCACACTGCTGGCACCTGATACAATAATTGAAACAATATTATCCTTTGATGACTGCAATTGGTCGTAACTTTATGCACTTCCGAGATATGCCTGCTGCATGACACGTGTTTACAACGTCCGTTACATTTTTATAGGATTCTGGTGCTTCCTCCATTACCAGTTTCGGTGAAGCGACTCTTATAGATATTCCCTGCTGTTCTAATTTCCGTAGGACTTGCATGTAATCTATATTTCTCCGTGATTTCGCTCGAGACAGAGCGCGCCCCTGAAAGCAATTTTCCATCAGTATTTGTTATATCATTCTGTAAATAAAAAGTATCGATACTTACTGCGCCGTGACAAGTCGAGCCGAAGGTCTCCTTCATACCCTGTTCAGTACCGGTTAGAACATAACTGCAAGTTCCCATGGTACCACCAATCAGAACCGGCTGACCCGTAAGTTGATAATCCACTGGAATCAAGGGATGATGGGGTGGGAACGCTCTCGTGGATCCctgaaaatatcaattttttacgAAGGTCAATCGAACGTGCTTCTGACTATAGTATAATATAGTTGAGTAAATTACTATTTCTTAATTTACCTTCCTGTGAACTAAAAGCGTCTTCTGTTTACCGTCGACCATGTGTTCCTCCACCTTCGCAATATTATGTGATACGTCGTATATAACATGCATATCTAAATCATCGGGAGACATTCTGAACTGTTTTGCAAAGGCTTGACGACTGAGGAATGTCATGGAGCTTCTGTTAACCCAAGCGAAGTTGGCAGCTGCCGCCATGGCTTTTAAGTAATCTTGACCTTCTTGAGATTTAATGTGAGCACAAGCTAACTGCCTATCATTAGTTTCAATATTATCTCTCTTCATAGCTTTCTCCATTTGAACAAGCGCATCTATAAATCAAGAAGAAAGCATTAAAAATTGATACTATTACAAATAATGTTACTTCTTCGATGAATCTATTACCGGTGGCAACTTGATGGCCAAATCCTCTGCTACCAGAGTGAATCATAACACAGACCTGGCCTTTCTCTTCTATCCCCATTTTACATGCTGCCCATTTGTCGTAAATTTCATCTACCACTTGAATCTCAGCATAGTGATTCCCTGCTCCTAAGGTTCCCAGCTGAAAGACATGTTGTTACGATTGTTGTTCACATTAAATAGACCTATTAGCCTTACCTGTGGAAGTCCTCGCTTCTTAGCCCTCATGGATACCTTCGAAGAGTCTGCGTTCAGCATTCTACCATACTCTTCGCAATGTTCCTTATCTTCTGCCCAAATGTAGCCTGTGTACAGTTAAGAAACAAATTGTGTTGCTTCAGAGTagtcattcgagtgctaagggttatcAAAAGTAGTTAGTTTTAATAAACCAAGCAAataccttctctgagagaccaGTCCATGCCCATTTCCAAAGCTTCCTCCAAGTCCCTGGCATTCATTGGTATGATTCCTTTAGAACCAACACCAACAGGGATGTGATCGAACATGCTTTGTGCCAGTTGTTCCTATTAATTTCATTCCATTATATTTAATCCTACGATATGATTTAGTGAAACAGATAAATGAATATAAAGCGGTACCTTCACAGGCAACACATCCTTCTCGTATAGATTGGTTCTCAACAAACGTACACCGCAATTAATATCAAATCCTACACCACCAGGGGATACTACTGACTTAGGATCATCCATGTCAAATGCTGCCATATTGCCAATGGCAAAACCATAGCCAGAATGAACGTCTGGCAATCCAATAGATCTCCAGACAATTCCAGGAAGCGCAGCTACATTAGCGATTTGTTTCACTCCTGGTAGAAAACCTCCTATTGCACCGGGTCGGcaggaattttttaattcatccaACATTAAACGTTCCAGTGTTGAGTTTACATAGAAAACACCTTCCACCTAAAAGATAAGAAGAGGAACATGTAGAATCTTTTATAGAAATCGTAAATCAAATACATACATTCATATTAGGTTGAAAACCTTTCTTGATCCTCCAACAATTATCATTTATCTTTTCTAAATACTTCAATTCTTCGTTATACTGCCTGACTACCATTTTCGGAGTAAATGTAGATCTTCTTACGTCTGTGGAGCTGTGTGGATAATATTGATGTTTTACAACTAAGTGAAACTCGGATAATACACGTGCTATTCtttgattattattataaaatctgTCAGTGACAGAAATCAGCCGGCGAGTGCGAATGTACCAGCAACCATAGAATGAGAGAACTAACGTTTAGGGTTACGGTATCTCCAATTTTTGCTGAAACGATAGGCCTGCACCAAGTGGACCAAAACCTAATCTATTCCTCGTTAGGATGGTCTGTGGGTAAAAACCGTATATTTCGTCGGTGACCGTAGTAAAAATGAAGTATACGGAATATTCAGTTCTtactatatctcgtctgtgctaatACGCCTAAATCCGCAAATTATCGGTAACATCGAGCGCGACACCGAAATGGTACGGGCATCGATGAGATAATGTTAAAGACTGCCAACTGCCAACCTTATGCAGTGCTGTGATATTGTGCAATGTTTCACTTgcatgcgcgg contains:
- the Rtcb gene encoding rtcB RNA ligase — protein: MVVRQYNEELKYLEKINDNCWRIKKGFQPNMNVEGVFYVNSTLERLMLDELKNSCRPGAIGGFLPGVKQIANVAALPGIVWRSIGLPDVHSGYGFAIGNMAAFDMDDPKSVVSPGGVGFDINCGVRLLRTNLYEKDVLPVKEQLAQSMFDHIPVGVGSKGIIPMNARDLEEALEMGMDWSLREGYIWAEDKEHCEEYGRMLNADSSKVSMRAKKRGLPQLGTLGAGNHYAEIQVVDEIYDKWAACKMGIEEKGQVCVMIHSGSRGFGHQVATDALVQMEKAMKRDNIETNDRQLACAHIKSQEGQDYLKAMAAAANFAWVNRSSMTFLSRQAFAKQFRMSPDDLDMHVIYDVSHNIAKVEEHMVDGKQKTLLVHRKGSTRAFPPHHPLIPVDYQLTGQPVLIGGTMGTCSYVLTGTEQGMKETFGSTCHGAGRALSRAKSRRNIDYMQVLRKLEQQGISIRVASPKLVMEEAPESYKNVTDVVNTCHAAGISRKCIKLRPIAVIKG